CGGCATACTTCGCCGGCGACAGCGTCTTGAGCACCGCCGCCGCGCCGATCACGGACTTGATGTCCTTCCTGATGTCGGCCAGGATCTTTTCCACCACCGGATACGATTCCGGGTGCACGGCGGACGCGTCCAGCGGATTGTCGCTGTTCATCACGCGCAGGAAGCCGGCGGCCTGCTCGAACGTCTTGTCGCCCAGTCGCGGCACCTTCTTCAAAGCCGCGCGCGACGTGAACGCACCCTTCAGGTCGCGGTAGCTGACGATGCTCTGCGCCACGCTGGCCGACAGGCCGGAAACCCGCGCCAGCAGCGGCGCGGAAGCCGTATTCACGTCCACCCCCACCGCGTTGACGCAATCCTCGACCACCGCATCGAGCGTGCGGGCCAGCTGCGTCTGGCTCACATCGTGCTGGTACTGGCCCACGCCGATCGATTTCGGGTCGATCTTCACCAGTTCGGCCAGCGGATCCTGCAGGCGGCGCGCGATCGATACGGCGCCGCGCAGCGACACGTCCATGTCCGGCAGTTCGCGCGACGCGAACTCGGAGGCCGAGTAGACCGACGCGCCGGCCTCGGAGACGACGATCTTCGTCAGTTTCAGGTCGGCATGGCGTTTGATCAGGTCCTGCGCCAGCTTGTCCGTCTCGCGGGAAGCGGTGCCGTTGCCGATCGAGATCAGCGACACGTTGTGCTTCGCGGCCAGCAGGCCCAGCGTGTGGAGCGTGCCTTCCCAGTCGTTGCGTGGCTGGTGCGGATACACGGTGGCGGTATCGGCCACCTTGCCGGTGGCATCGACAACGGCCACCTTCACGCCGGTGCGCAGTCCCGGGTCCAGGCCCATCGTCGCGCGCGGGCCGGCCGGCGCGGCCAGCAGCAGCGCCTTCAGGTTGGTGGCGAACACGCCGATCGCGTCGAGCTCGGCCTTGTCGCGCAGCGCTCCCATCAGTTCCGTTTCGAGGTGCATGAAGCTTTTCACGCGCCACGTCCAGCGCACGGTGTCCGTCAGCCACTTGTCGGCGGGGCGCCCGGCGGATTTGATGCCGAACCGTGCGGCGATGCGGCTCTCGCACGGGTTGTGCGGCGCATCCCACTTCGGTTTCTCGGCTTCGGTATCGAGGCGCAGCGTCACGTCCAGCACGCCTTCGCGGCGGCCGCGCATCAGCGCCAGCGCGCGGTGCGACGGCACCGTGGCCAGCGGCTCCGAATAATCGAAATAATCGGCGAATTTCTCGCCCGCCTCCTGTTTGCCTTCGACAACCTTCGATTCCACCACGCCATGATCCTGCACGTATTCGCGCAGCGACTGCACCAGGTTCGCGTCCTCGGCGAAGCGCTCCATCAGGATCTGGCGGGCACCGTCCAGCGCCGCCTTGGCGTCGGGCACGCCGGCGTTGTTGCCGTCCGGCGTCGCGAAGGCTTCGCGCAGGTAGCCGGCCGCCACGGTTTCCGGATTCAGGGACGGGTCGGCCAGCAGGCTGTCCGCCAGCGGCGCCAGGCCGGCCTCGATGGCGATCTGCGCCTTCGTGCGGCGCTTTTGCTTGTAGGGCAGGTACAGGTCTTCCAGCCGGGTTTTATCTTCGGCAAGCATGACGGCCTGCAGCAGTTCCGGCGTCATCTTGTTCTGTTCGGTAATCGATGCCACGATCGTGGCGCGGCGCTCTTCCAGCTCGCGCAGGTAGCGCAGGCGCTCTTCGAGCAGGCGCAGCTGGATGTCGTCGAGCCCGCCGGTGGCTTCCTTGCGGTAGCGGGCGATGAAGGGGACGGTGGCACCCTCGTCCAGCAGGGCGATCGCGGCGGCCACCTGGGCCGGCCGGGCGGCCAGCTCGGCGGCCAGGCGTTGTTCGATGGAAGGCAGCATGTGTTCAGTTCTCAACAGACAGGCCGTAAATCATACATGACGCCACACCGCCACGGGGCATGGGCCGATAAGTTAGAACATAAGCAAACACAGAAAGGCTGTTGGCGGATAATATTGCATGTTGCTGTTTTTGAACCGTCCTGAATACACCGATGCGACCAATGGATTTGACCCGCGACGAAGCTCCTGCAACTCCTGCTGCCCCTGCCACCGTTCCCGCCAGCCCGCCGGCGACCCAGTTGCCGTACGCGGTCGCCATCTGGCTGCAGCGCGTGGATGCGGCCGCGCACCCGAAAGCCAAGCTGGCCCCGGTCGATCCCGATCCGAAGCAGACGAGCTACAAGCTGATCTATGTGCTGGCCCCCACGTCCGGCGGCCGCCATGTGGCGCTGGCGCTGTACAAGGCGCGGCTGCGTCCGAGCGGCGACGTGGCCGCCGCCAGCCCCGTGAACGAAGTGTTTTCGCTGCTGTCCGCGCCGCCACCATTCCTGGAACCGGGCGATGAAGACCTGGTGCGCTTCTTCGTGGCGATGCGCAGCGGCCCGAATTCGCCGACCGGCAGCGCGACCGAGCCGCGCGGCAAGATCGGCGCGGCCCTGTTGCAGATGTTATCCGAGCAAGAGAAGCTGCTTTGGGCTAACTCATGGGCCGACGTCGGCAATGGCCTGGTCTACCCGATGAAGGCCGGCCAGGGGCGCACGGCCAACCTGGCATGGCGCGAAGAGGGCAAGGGACTGCGGCTGGGCTGGAAGGTGGAAGCCCCGGAAAATACCCGCCACGCGGGCGCCGACCAGATCGACTACATGTTGCCCACGGAACCGCCGTGGTATATCGACAACCTGTCCTGCGGCGTGCTGCACCTGAACCAGGGCGGCGCCGATATCCCGCTCGCCGAGCTGCAGGCATTGGTTGCCCAGGCTCCATTGTTGATGCCCAACGATAAGATGCGCGTGTCGCAACTGCTGCTGGCGCACGGCCTGCAGCAGCTGATGCCGTTGCCGCAGCCATTGCCCCAGCGCTTGCGCGAAGACGTCAAGCCGCGGCCGATCCTGGTGCTCGACTCGGCGCAGCTGGCGGATGGTTCGGCGCAGAAGTGGCACGATTACGCCGTGCTGTCGTACGACTACGACGGCGAGCGCGTGTCGTTCGACCCGTCGCAGCGCGTGGTGCGCCAGCGCGGCGAAGTCACAGAGATCATCGTGCGCAACGAGGCGCTGGAAACGGCGGCGCTGGAAACCCTGACCGACCTGGGCTTCCGCAAGCCGACCGCGCTGCCGCTGTCGAGCGTGCGCGGCGGCCTGCTGCTGGCCAGCCAGGCCGACTGGATCCGCTTTGCCGAATCGGGCATCGAAGCGTTGCTGGCGAACGGCTGGCAGGTCGAGAAAACCCCGAAATACCGCTACGACTTCACCGCGGTCGACGAGTGGTACGCCGAGATCGAGGAAGAGGGCCCGGAGACGGGCAATGCGTGGTTCGAGCTGGAACTGGGCATCACCGTGGGCGACGAGCGGGTGCCGCTGCTGCCGGTGCTGGTGCAGATGATCCGCAACATGCCGAACGATTTTTCCGCCAAGGCGCTGTCGGTGCACGGCGAAACCGACCAGATGCTGGCCACGCTGCCGGGCGGCACCCGCGTGGCGCTGCCATGGGCGCGCGTGAAGCCGATCCTTGGCACGCTGGGCGAGCTGTACTTCAACGACAAGATCCGCCATGCCGTGCGCATGAGCACGCTCGACGCGGCGCGGCTGGATGAACTGGCCCGTACGGGCGAGTTCAACTGGACGGGCGGCGAGGAAGTGCGCGACATGGGCCGCCGGCTGAACCAGTTCTCGTCGGTCAAGCGGGTGGCAACCCCGGCCAGCCTGCAGGCCACGCTGCGCGATTACCAGTCCGAAGGCCTGGCATGGATGCAGTTCCTGCGCGAATACGGCCTGGCCGGCATCCTGGCGGACGACATGGGCCTGGGTAAGACGGTGCAGACGCTGGCGCACATCCTCGTCGAGAAGGAATCGGGCCGGATGACGCATCCGACGCTCGTCATCGCGCCCACTTCGCTGATGGGCAACTGGCAGGACGAATCGGCCCGTTTCGCGCCCAGCCTGAAAGTGCTGCTGCTGCAGGGCAAGGACCGCGCCGAGATGTTCGACAAGATCCCGGAAGCGGACCTGGTGCTGACCACCTATGCGCTGCTGCCGCGCGACGAGGAAAAGCTGCGCGAGCACGACTTCCACCTGGTGATCCTGGACGAATCGCATTACATCAAGAACACCCGCTCGAAGGCTGCGCAAAGCGCCGGGCTGCTGCGCGCGAAACACCGGCTGTGCCTGTCCGGCACGCCGCTGGAAAACCACCTGGGCGAGCTGTGGTCGCAGTTCCACTTCCTGCTGCCGGGCCTGCTGGGCGACGAAAAGGCGTTCAACTCGCAGTTCCGCCACCCGATCGAGCGGCAGGACGACCCGCTGCGCCGGATGCTGCTGAATCGCCGGATCAAGCCGTTCCTGCTGCGCCGCACGAAGGACAGCGTGGCCAAGGAGCTGCCGCCGAAGACCGAAATGGTGCGCAAGGTCGAGCTGACCGGCGCCCAGCGCGACCTGTACGAAACCGTGCGGCTGGCCATGGACCAGAAGGTGCGCGAGGAAATCGACCGCAAGGGCGTGGCGCGCAGCCAGATCGTGATCCTCGAGGCGCTGCTGAAACTGCGGCAGGTATGCTGCGACCCGCGCCTGGTGAAATCGCTGTCCACGCGCAAGCAGCAGGCCGCCGGTTCGGCCAAGCTGGCCGACCTGATGCAGATGCTGGAAGACTTGCTGGAAGAAAATCGCAAGATCCTCGTCTTCTCGCAATTCACGTCGATGCTGGAACTGATCCAGGAAGAGCTGGACTCGCGCGACATTCCGTATGCGTTGCTGACCGGCGAAACACGCGACCGCGGCGCCCAGGTGGCCGCGTTCCAGCAGGGCGCGGTGCCGATCTTCCTGATCAGCCTGAAGGCCGGCGGCGTGGGCCTGAACCTGACCGCGGCGGACACGGTGATCCACTACGACCCGTGGTGGAACCCGGCCGCCGAACAGCAGGCCACCGACCGCGCCTGGCGCATCGGGCAGGACAAGCCGGTGTTCGTCTACAAGCTGATCGCCAAGGGCACGCTGGAAGAAAAGATCCAGGTGCTGCAGCAGAAGAAGGCCGACCTGGCGCAATCCGTGCTGGCCGAGGGCGAATCGCAGAAGATGGCGCTGACGCAGGAAGACCTGCAGCAGATCTTCGCGCCGCTGGCCGACTGATGCAGCAAGCCGATGGACGGGGCCGATGAAAAGAGCTGATGAATAAAGCCGATGAATAAAGCTGACTACGAGCTGCTGCTCGAGCATGGCACCGACATCCACTGGATGCTCGACTGCGCGACGGGGCAGCTGCTGTATGTGAGCCCGGCCGCCGCGCGGCGCTTCGGCTGGCCGCCGGAAGAAATGCAGGCACGCGCCCAGGCGCTGGCCGGGCCGTTGCTGCACGACCTGCCGGAGCGGCTGGCGCGCTTCCGGCAGGGCGACGGCAGCCGCCATACCGTGCTGCGCGAAGCGGAACTGGAAGGCATTCCCGTCGAGATCGAATCCACGCTGGTGGACCAGGGCAGGCTGGTCGGCGTGGTGCGCGATGTCAGCGCCCGGCGCGCGTTCGAGCAGCAGCAGAAAAAGTTCGCGTCGATGCTGTCGCATGAATTCCGCTCGCCGCTGGCAACGATCGACGGCGCGATCCAGCGCCTCGTGATGACCGACAAGGGGGCCGACGAAGGCGCCACGAAGCGTTATCACAAGATCCAGTCCGCGGTGGACCGACTGCTGGGCATGGTGGACGAATACCTGTCGCCGGACCGGCTGGCGTCGATCGGGCGCCGGCGGCGCGAGAACGGCATCGCGCCCGCCGCGTTGCTGGAAGCGGCCGCCGCGCAGGCGCGCACCCGGCGAGCCGGCATCACCGTGCTGGCCGGCGACGCGCCGCCATGGGTGCGTGCCGATCCGGACGGCATGCGGATGTGCCTCGATGTGCTGCTCGATAACGCGATCAGGTACACTCCGCCGGACGCGCCGATCGAACTATGGGCAGGCAAGGTCGCCACGGGAGGCATCGAATTCACGGTGACCGATCGTGGCCCGGCGATCCCGGAAGGGGAGGTCGGCCGGCTGTTCGACAAGGGTTACCGCGGCAGTGCGGCCGCCGGCATTCCCGGCTCGGGCATTGGCCTGTACATGGCAAAAGCGGTGATCGAAGTACATGGCGGCACGCTCAGCGCGCAAAACTTGCCTGAAAGCGGCAAGAAGTTCCGGATTTGGCTTCCTGTCGCCGTGTAACGCTTGCACCAGGACGTTACTCCCGTGATAATTCTTTGAGTAACGAAACAACACTTAATGGCCATCGATGACGCAGATATTGATCGTGGAAGACAACCTGGAATACGCCGAGGAAATGGCGGATTACCTGGGGGAAATGGGACACGATGTCAGCATTACCAACAACGCGGGCGAGATGTGGTCCGCGCTGAGCCAGGGTAACGTCGGCGTCGTCGTGCTGGACCTTGGTCTTCCCGACGAGGATGGTATCAATGTGATACCGAGGATGCGACAACTGTATCCCCAGATCGGACTGCTCGTGCTGACGGGGCGTGTCAATTTCGACAGCCGCATTCTCGGGCTGCGCCTGGGCGCCGATCATTACCTGACGAAACCCATCAAGTTCCCGGAGCTCGCGGCCCATATCGAGGCGCTGGACCGGCGCGTCGGTCCGCAGGAAGCGGCGCCCGTACTGAGCAAATGGACATTGCGGCTTTCGGCCCGCCAGCTCGAACTGCAGGGCCAGGCCATCACGCTGACGGAAAAGGAATGCAATTTCCTGCACTTGCTGACGATTAACACGCGGCCCGTTCCCCGGCAGGTGATCGTGGCCGGTATCGGCGGCGACGATCCGGATGCCGGCCGCCGCGTGGACATGCTGGTTTACCGGCTGCGCAAGAAGGCCCGTACCGGGCTGGGCCAGGATCTGCCGCTGCGCAGCGCGTATGGCGAGGGGTACAGCCTGTCCACCAGTTTCAACTTGTCCTGACCCCCGCTTCAATCGGGGACAGAGTCGCCGGGAAATTTTAATTTCCTGAAATAATTGGGGACAGGGTCGTTGCCGGCGGGGTATCATCGTTCCTTCGCCCTTTGCCGCATTGTCGACCGATCCAGCATGGCCCGCCTGCCCCGTCTCATCGTTCCTTCCCAGCCCCATTACATCATCCAGCGGGGCCTCAACGGCCAGCCGGTATTCCAGGACACGGACGACTACACCACGTTCCTCGGATGGCTGCGCACGGCCGCGCGCACGTACAAGGTGGCCATCCACGCCTACGCGCTGCTGCCGGACCAGCTGCACATGCTGGCCACGCCGTCCGACGAGGAGGGCCTGGGCCAGATGATGCAATGGCTGGGCCGCTGCTATGTGCCGTACTACAACCAGAAGTACGGCCGCGCCGGCACGCTGTGGCATGGCCGATTCAAGACATCGGTCGTCGATGCCGCCAACTTCCTGCTGGTATGCAGCCGCTACATCGAGCTGGCGGCCGTGCGCGCCGGGTTGTCCCCTGCGGTCGAGGAATATCCCTGGTCCAGCTACGCCCACCACGCCGGCATCCGTCCGGACGGGGTCGTGACCGACCACCCGGCGTATTGGTCACTGGGCAATACGCCATTCCAGCGCGAGGCCGCCTACATCGAACTGTCGGGCCAGCACCTCTCCGCCGCCCAGATCGCCACTGTCGAGGCCGCCGTGCTGAAAGGCTGGCCCTTGGGTACCGACCAATACAAGAAGGACCTCGAACAGAAAGCCAGGCGGCAGGTGCTGCCCGCCAAGCGCGGGCGGCCGTTCAAGCAGCCGTAACCTGTCCGGCTCGTCAACCAGCGTTGTATTACAACCAGCTCAGCCACGCCTGAAGCGACATAACCCCTTGATTCATCACGTATTGCCAAAAATCGGGGACTGTCCCCGATTTTTTACAACGTTTTTGATCAGCATCTGTCGGCTGCAAAGCTTGAGCAATTTCTGACTGCTTTTTGCGCAGGAACGGCGCTTTCGCGCAATCTTTTGCACCAGAATGACTCTGTCCCTATTTAAAATTTTGCGTAAAAAAGGTGCAATTAATTCGACTCCGACCCTAATTAATTAAGTTGAGTTTTCTGGTGCGATGCACTACTCTCACTTTTCAATTTGCAAAACCGGAGCCATGCGTACCCGCCACGGTAGGTGTTCAGGGCTCTTTGCTTCGGAGAAAGCCATGAACGCGCAAGGTTTGTACGACCCAGCCAACGAACACGACGCCTGCGGTGTCGGCTTCGTAGCCCACATCAAAGGCCAGAAAAGCCATTCCATCATCGAACAGGGTCTGCAGATCCTGAAGAATATCGATCACCGCGGCGCCGTTGGCGCCGACAAGCTGATGGGCGATGGCGCCGGCATCCTGATCCAGGTGCCCGACCAGTTCTACCGCGACGAGATGGGCAAGCAGGGCGTCGAACTGCCGCCGCCGGGCGAATATGGCGTGGGCATGGTCTTCCTGCCGAAGGAAAGCGCCTCGCGCATCGCCTGCGAACAGGAAATCGAGCGCGCCGTGCGCATCGAGGGCCAGGTCGTGCTGGGCTGGCGCAACGTGCCGGTGGACAGCGAAATGCCGATGTCGCCGCTGGTGCGCGCGAAAGAGCCGGTGATCCGCCAGATCTTCATCGGCCGCGGCGCCGACATCATGGTGACCGACGCACTCGAACGCAAGCTCTATGTGATCCGCAAGTCGTCCGGCCACGCGATCCAGGCATTGAAGCTGCAACACGGTAACGAATTCTTCGTGCCGTCGATGTCGGCCCGTACCGTGGTCTACAAGGGCCTGCTGCTGGCCGACCAGGTCGGCGTGTACTACCGCGACCTGCAGGATCCGCGCTGCATCTCCGCGCTGGCCCTGGTGCACCAGCGCTTCTCCACGAACACCTTCCCGGAATGGCCGCTGGCCCACCCGTACCGCCTGATCGCGCACAACGGCGAGATCAACACCGTCAAGGGCAACTTCAACTGGATGCGCGCCCGCGAAGGCGTGATGAAATCGGCCGTGCTGGGCGACGACCTGCAGAAACTGTTCCCGCTGATCTATGAAGGCCAGTCGGACACCGCCTGCTTCGACAACGCGCTGGAACTGCTGCTGATGGCGGGCTACCCGCTGGCCCAGGCGATGATGATGATGATTCCGGAAGCGTGGGAAAACCACACGCTGATGGACGACAACCGCAAGGCGTTCTATGAATACCACGCCGCGATGATGGAGCCGTGGGACGGCCCCGCCGCAATGGCGTTCACCGACGGCCGCTACATCGGCGGCACGCTGGACAGGAATGGATTGCGGCCTGCGCGTTATATCGTGACGGACGACGACCTGGTGGTGATGGCATCGGAATCGGGCGTGCTGCCGATCCCGGAATCGAAGATCATCCAGAAGTGGCGCCTGCAGCCGGGCAAGATGTTCCTGATCGACCTGGAAGCGGGCCGCATCATCGATGACAAGGAACTGAAGGATACGTACGCCAACGCCAAGCCGTACAAGGCATGGATCAACGCTGTCCGGATCAAGCTGAACAGCCTGAAACTGGCTGAAAGCCAGCTGCACCAGAACGTGAATAAATACGGTGCCGCCAAGCCGGGTCAGGCCACGGGCGAGAAATTGCCGGCATCGCTGCTGGACCGCCAGCAGGCGTTCGGCTACACGCAGGAAGACCTGCGCTTCCTGCTCGCGCCGATGGCGCTGGCCGGCGAGGAAGCCACCGGCTCGATGGGCAACGACTCGCCGCTGGCCGTCATGTCCAACAAGCTCAAGCCGCTGTACAACTACTTCAAGCAGCTGTTCGCCCAGGTCACGAACCCGCCGATCGACCCGATCCGCGAAGCGATGGTGATGTCGCTGGTGTCGTTCATCGGTCCGAAGCCGAACCTGCTCGATACCAACAACGTCAACCCGCCGATGCGCCTCGAAGTGTCGCAGCCGGTGCTGTCGTTCGACGACATGACGCGCCTGCGCCACATCAGCGGCCATACCGGCGGCAAGTTCAAGTCGTACGAGCTGTCGATCTGCTACCCGCTGACGTGGGGCAAGGAAGGCGTCGAAGCGTCGCTGGCCTCGCTGTGCGCGGAAGCGGTCGACGCGATCAAGTCCGGCCACAATATCCTCATCGTGTCCGACCGCGCCGTGTGCGCCGACCGCGTGGCGATTCCGGCGCTGCTGGCAACGTCCGCGATCCACCAGCACCTGGTCAGCAAGGGCCTGCGCGCTTCGGCCGGCCTCGTCGTCGAGACCGGTTCGGCGCGTGAAACGCACCACTTCGCGCTGCTGGCGGGCTATGGCGCCGAAGCCGTGCACCCGTACCTGGCGATGGAAACGCTGGCCGAACTGGCCCACGCGATGCCGGGCGACCTGACGCCGGAGCAGGCGCTGTACAACTACACCAAGGCCGTCGGCAAGGGCCTGATGAAGGTGATGTCGAAGATGGGCATCTCCACGTACATGTCGTACTGCGGCGCCCAGATCTTCGAAGCGATCGGCCTGAACAAGGCAGTGGTCAACAAGTACTTCAAGGGCACCGCGTCGAACGTCGAAGGCATCGGCCTGTTCGAGATCGCCGACGAAGCGCTGCGCCTGCACAACCTGGCATTCGGCAACGACCCGGTGCTGGCCGAGTCGCTCGATGCGGGCGGCGAATACGCCTACCGCGTGCGCGGCGAAGACCACCTGTGGACGCCGGACGCGATCGCCAAGCTGCAGCACTCGACCCGTGCGAACAACTTCAACACGTACAAGGAATACGCGCAGATCATCAACGACCAGAGCCGCCGTCACCTGACGCTGCGCGGCCTGTTCGAGTTCAAGATCGATCCGGCCAAGGCGATCCCGCTGGAAGAAGTGGAACCGGCCAAGGAAATCGTCAAGCGTTTCGCCACCGGCGCCATGTCGATGGGTTCGATCTCCACCGAGGCGCACGCCACGCTGGCCATCGCGATGAACCGCATCGGCGGCAAGTCGAACACCGGCGAGGGCGGCGAAGATCCGAACCGCTTCAGCAACGAGCTCAAAGGCATTCCGATCAAGGTCGGCCAGACGATGGCCGACGTGATCGGCAAGGACCAGGTCGTGGTCGACATCCCGCTGCAGGATGGCGATTCGCTGCGCTCGCGCATCAAGCAGGTCGCTTCCGGCCGCTTCGGCGTGACGGCGGAATACCTGAACTCCGCGGACCAGATTCAGATCAAGATGGCGCAGGGCGCCAAGCCGGGCGAAGGCGGCCAGCTGCCGGGCCACAAGGTTTCCGGCTACATCGCCACGCTGCGTTTCGCCGTGCCGGGCGTGGGCCTGATCTCGCCGCCGCCGCACCACGACATCTACTCGATCGAGGATCTGGCACAGCTGATCCACGACCTGAAGAACGTCAACCCGCGC
Above is a window of Pseudoduganella dura DNA encoding:
- a CDS encoding DEAD/DEAH box helicase is translated as MDLTRDEAPATPAAPATVPASPPATQLPYAVAIWLQRVDAAAHPKAKLAPVDPDPKQTSYKLIYVLAPTSGGRHVALALYKARLRPSGDVAAASPVNEVFSLLSAPPPFLEPGDEDLVRFFVAMRSGPNSPTGSATEPRGKIGAALLQMLSEQEKLLWANSWADVGNGLVYPMKAGQGRTANLAWREEGKGLRLGWKVEAPENTRHAGADQIDYMLPTEPPWYIDNLSCGVLHLNQGGADIPLAELQALVAQAPLLMPNDKMRVSQLLLAHGLQQLMPLPQPLPQRLREDVKPRPILVLDSAQLADGSAQKWHDYAVLSYDYDGERVSFDPSQRVVRQRGEVTEIIVRNEALETAALETLTDLGFRKPTALPLSSVRGGLLLASQADWIRFAESGIEALLANGWQVEKTPKYRYDFTAVDEWYAEIEEEGPETGNAWFELELGITVGDERVPLLPVLVQMIRNMPNDFSAKALSVHGETDQMLATLPGGTRVALPWARVKPILGTLGELYFNDKIRHAVRMSTLDAARLDELARTGEFNWTGGEEVRDMGRRLNQFSSVKRVATPASLQATLRDYQSEGLAWMQFLREYGLAGILADDMGLGKTVQTLAHILVEKESGRMTHPTLVIAPTSLMGNWQDESARFAPSLKVLLLQGKDRAEMFDKIPEADLVLTTYALLPRDEEKLREHDFHLVILDESHYIKNTRSKAAQSAGLLRAKHRLCLSGTPLENHLGELWSQFHFLLPGLLGDEKAFNSQFRHPIERQDDPLRRMLLNRRIKPFLLRRTKDSVAKELPPKTEMVRKVELTGAQRDLYETVRLAMDQKVREEIDRKGVARSQIVILEALLKLRQVCCDPRLVKSLSTRKQQAAGSAKLADLMQMLEDLLEENRKILVFSQFTSMLELIQEELDSRDIPYALLTGETRDRGAQVAAFQQGAVPIFLISLKAGGVGLNLTAADTVIHYDPWWNPAAEQQATDRAWRIGQDKPVFVYKLIAKGTLEEKIQVLQQKKADLAQSVLAEGESQKMALTQEDLQQIFAPLAD
- a CDS encoding PAS domain-containing sensor histidine kinase; the encoded protein is MNKADYELLLEHGTDIHWMLDCATGQLLYVSPAAARRFGWPPEEMQARAQALAGPLLHDLPERLARFRQGDGSRHTVLREAELEGIPVEIESTLVDQGRLVGVVRDVSARRAFEQQQKKFASMLSHEFRSPLATIDGAIQRLVMTDKGADEGATKRYHKIQSAVDRLLGMVDEYLSPDRLASIGRRRRENGIAPAALLEAAAAQARTRRAGITVLAGDAPPWVRADPDGMRMCLDVLLDNAIRYTPPDAPIELWAGKVATGGIEFTVTDRGPAIPEGEVGRLFDKGYRGSAAAGIPGSGIGLYMAKAVIEVHGGTLSAQNLPESGKKFRIWLPVAV
- a CDS encoding glutamate synthase-related protein, with the translated sequence MNAQGLYDPANEHDACGVGFVAHIKGQKSHSIIEQGLQILKNIDHRGAVGADKLMGDGAGILIQVPDQFYRDEMGKQGVELPPPGEYGVGMVFLPKESASRIACEQEIERAVRIEGQVVLGWRNVPVDSEMPMSPLVRAKEPVIRQIFIGRGADIMVTDALERKLYVIRKSSGHAIQALKLQHGNEFFVPSMSARTVVYKGLLLADQVGVYYRDLQDPRCISALALVHQRFSTNTFPEWPLAHPYRLIAHNGEINTVKGNFNWMRAREGVMKSAVLGDDLQKLFPLIYEGQSDTACFDNALELLLMAGYPLAQAMMMMIPEAWENHTLMDDNRKAFYEYHAAMMEPWDGPAAMAFTDGRYIGGTLDRNGLRPARYIVTDDDLVVMASESGVLPIPESKIIQKWRLQPGKMFLIDLEAGRIIDDKELKDTYANAKPYKAWINAVRIKLNSLKLAESQLHQNVNKYGAAKPGQATGEKLPASLLDRQQAFGYTQEDLRFLLAPMALAGEEATGSMGNDSPLAVMSNKLKPLYNYFKQLFAQVTNPPIDPIREAMVMSLVSFIGPKPNLLDTNNVNPPMRLEVSQPVLSFDDMTRLRHISGHTGGKFKSYELSICYPLTWGKEGVEASLASLCAEAVDAIKSGHNILIVSDRAVCADRVAIPALLATSAIHQHLVSKGLRASAGLVVETGSARETHHFALLAGYGAEAVHPYLAMETLAELAHAMPGDLTPEQALYNYTKAVGKGLMKVMSKMGISTYMSYCGAQIFEAIGLNKAVVNKYFKGTASNVEGIGLFEIADEALRLHNLAFGNDPVLAESLDAGGEYAYRVRGEDHLWTPDAIAKLQHSTRANNFNTYKEYAQIINDQSRRHLTLRGLFEFKIDPAKAIPLEEVEPAKEIVKRFATGAMSMGSISTEAHATLAIAMNRIGGKSNTGEGGEDPNRFSNELKGIPIKVGQTMADVIGKDQVVVDIPLQDGDSLRSRIKQVASGRFGVTAEYLNSADQIQIKMAQGAKPGEGGQLPGHKVSGYIATLRFAVPGVGLISPPPHHDIYSIEDLAQLIHDLKNVNPRASISVKLVSEVGIGTVAAGVSKAKADHVVVAGHDGGTGASPLSSVKHAGTPWELGLAETQQTLVLNGLRNRIRVQADGQMRTGRDVVIAAMLGADEIGFATAPLVVEGCIMMRKCHLNTCPVGVATQDPVLRAKFQGKPEHVVNYFFFVAEEARQLMAQLGIRTYDELIGRADLLDKSKAITHWKAQGLDFSAIFYQPKVDVGLCMYHNEEQEHGLEKALDHKLIAQAKAALEKGERVSFISPVKNLNRTVGAMLSGEVAARYGHAGLPDDTIHIQLQGTAGQSACAFLAHGITIDLVGEGNDYVGKGLSGGRIIVRPNTEFRGWAVNNIIIGNTVLYGAIAGEAFFNGVAGERFAVRNSGATAVVEGTGDHGCEYMTGGTVVVLGGTGRNFAAGMSGGIAYVYDPDGDFEKRCNLSMVSLEEVLPASEHDDKSTWHAQHRNGTPESDETILKRLIERHFKHTGSTRARMLLDNWAESRGKFVKVFPNEYKRALIELSDNAAIEAETQAIAA
- a CDS encoding transposase → MARLPRLIVPSQPHYIIQRGLNGQPVFQDTDDYTTFLGWLRTAARTYKVAIHAYALLPDQLHMLATPSDEEGLGQMMQWLGRCYVPYYNQKYGRAGTLWHGRFKTSVVDAANFLLVCSRYIELAAVRAGLSPAVEEYPWSSYAHHAGIRPDGVVTDHPAYWSLGNTPFQREAAYIELSGQHLSAAQIATVEAAVLKGWPLGTDQYKKDLEQKARRQVLPAKRGRPFKQP
- a CDS encoding response regulator transcription factor, whose translation is MTQILIVEDNLEYAEEMADYLGEMGHDVSITNNAGEMWSALSQGNVGVVVLDLGLPDEDGINVIPRMRQLYPQIGLLVLTGRVNFDSRILGLRLGADHYLTKPIKFPELAAHIEALDRRVGPQEAAPVLSKWTLRLSARQLELQGQAITLTEKECNFLHLLTINTRPVPRQVIVAGIGGDDPDAGRRVDMLVYRLRKKARTGLGQDLPLRSAYGEGYSLSTSFNLS
- a CDS encoding Tex family protein; amino-acid sequence: MLPSIEQRLAAELAARPAQVAAAIALLDEGATVPFIARYRKEATGGLDDIQLRLLEERLRYLRELEERRATIVASITEQNKMTPELLQAVMLAEDKTRLEDLYLPYKQKRRTKAQIAIEAGLAPLADSLLADPSLNPETVAAGYLREAFATPDGNNAGVPDAKAALDGARQILMERFAEDANLVQSLREYVQDHGVVESKVVEGKQEAGEKFADYFDYSEPLATVPSHRALALMRGRREGVLDVTLRLDTEAEKPKWDAPHNPCESRIAARFGIKSAGRPADKWLTDTVRWTWRVKSFMHLETELMGALRDKAELDAIGVFATNLKALLLAAPAGPRATMGLDPGLRTGVKVAVVDATGKVADTATVYPHQPRNDWEGTLHTLGLLAAKHNVSLISIGNGTASRETDKLAQDLIKRHADLKLTKIVVSEAGASVYSASEFASRELPDMDVSLRGAVSIARRLQDPLAELVKIDPKSIGVGQYQHDVSQTQLARTLDAVVEDCVNAVGVDVNTASAPLLARVSGLSASVAQSIVSYRDLKGAFTSRAALKKVPRLGDKTFEQAAGFLRVMNSDNPLDASAVHPESYPVVEKILADIRKDIKSVIGAAAVLKTLSPAKYADDKFGVPTVTDILKELEKPGRDPRPEFTTATFKEGVEEIADLRPDMILEGVVTNVAAFGAFVDIGVHQDGLVHISALSNTFVKDPHTMVKAGQVVKVKVLEVDPKRKRIALTMRLTDSAPAAGSKPEQRGDRNDRRAMGQQQKSASREPAVAGSMAAAFAKLRG